Genomic segment of Geotrypetes seraphini chromosome 4, aGeoSer1.1, whole genome shotgun sequence:
acatcttactgtaatgaatatacactattttctatttaaagatacaCTGTCTTATTGTTGGGAGGGTGTCTAAATTATACTATTATCATTCATATTGGGAAAAGTAAGagtggggaagtggggtgggaagggaggtacttgattgacatgtgatgtatttcattttaatgttttgattctTGTACACATGATGTgtcatttaaaatgaataaagattttttaaaaaaccgagTGTGCTCACggtttatagttttataaaggcATTGGGTACCATTTTCTTTTGCAGGTATCATACATAAGAGGATATTCACATTTACAGGTATATGCATAGCTTCATTTTTTGGTTTTGCTAAATTGGAACAATAGGATAGGATAAATAGTCTGATGGTAGGGCTTATTGGGGTACACTTTTAGCCTTGGgtgtgtagtgagggtgattgtATACAATTGTTGTGGGTCCTTGTTTTGGGCCTCTCTGCCTTCCTTCTGTCTGCGATTAGGTATAATGACGTTCTTAATCCATGATGGTTGGCAAGCCAGATTTTCACTATTACAGGTATGATTGCAAAGGTAAGTACAGACATAGTGGGTGTTGTTTGTTATATCTATGTGCTAACCTTATAAATTTTAGTCTTGCAGTCATGTGCTGAGGGATATGAATTTGCTGAAACCCTAGTGTTGTCTAGAAGTTCAATCTTGGAGGCAACGTAAGTACAGAggtatagggatttgtatgtcctatgtataaaataaccttatctaatctactactgaaggtgactacaatcaacagaggacattcaagagaccacgatcaacagaggacacacatcttcagtgttttgctgacaggaatcgcacccttgcaggtatatggtgttgtgccatagcactgaactttacatatagggatttgtatgtcctatgtatataataaccttatctaatctactactgaaggtgactacaatcaacagactacaatcaagagaccacgatcaacagaggacacacatcttcagtgttttgctgacaggaatcgcacccttgcaggtatatggtgttgtgccatagcactgaactttacatatagggatttgtatgtcctatgtatataataatcttatctaatctactactgaaggtgactacaatcaacagactACAATCAAGACACCACAGTCAACAGAGGACAGACATCTTCAGTGTTTTCCTGACAGGgatcgcacccttgcaggtatatggtGTTGTGCCATAGCACTAAACTCTACATATGTATGGCCTAACCTCACCTATTTGACCTTTGCATGTTTTTTTGTGTGCTGGAGATTGGTGGGGGGTGAACATGAAGTTTACATGCATGTTATAATTCTTGCAGGTACTGGTTCAGGGTTGAAGGTCGACTACAGTTCCTGAGGGTTTCATCGATATACTTCCAGTCTTACAGGTATGATGTTCTTTTGAGTAGTGCATTCATGATATAGGCAATTGTATATCAATTGCAAGTCAAAATAGGATAATGTTATTAATTGTATGGTTTCAGGAGTGATTTGACATAGACATGGAAGTAATAACTTCACAGCGTGGGAGAGAGCACTGGGTTCATGAGGGCTATCGATATCGGCGTGACCGAGTGATGGCAGACGGATCCACGTCCTGGAGGTGTGTGCGCCGTGACTGtgtgggaagaagaaagaggctcGTTGATGGATCTTCTGTTGAGATAACGGCGCATGTGCATGCACTCAACAATGCTAGAATTGAAGCTGATCGAATGATGGGAGACATACGTGAAAGAGCTGTGGCTACGGTTGAAAGGCCACGTCAGATCATTCATGGCACAACAGCTGGTACAAGTTTAGAAGCAGCTACATTATTGCCTGCATACACCTCCATGCAGAGAACAgttaatagaaagagaaatgcaggCCATCTAGCAATGGGTAATCCCAGGTGCATAAGAGACATACAAATTCCTGAGCCGCTACAAAGAAGCACACGTGGTGAACAATTACTGTTGTGGGATTCAGGTGAAAATGATGAAAGACGCATATTCATTTTCACTACAGAATCTAATCTTGAGGTGTTGGAGCAACATGGACATTGGTTCATGGATGGGACATTCAAAGTTGCCCCCCATTTGTTTGTCCAAGTCTTTACCATCCATGCATTTGTAGACAATCGTGCACTTCCCATGGTCTACGTGTTGTTGAACAGTAAAAGGGAGGAGGACTATGAACGTGTGTTGAGGAAACTGCTGGAAACCAGAAACACGTTGGCACCATTGACAATCTTGATGGACTTTGAGAGAGCAAGTCTGCAAGCTGCCCGCACTGTATTTCCCAATGCTACAGTTTCTGGCTGCATGTTCCATCTGGGTCAATCATTGTGGCGCAGAATTCAACATGAGGGACTGACCGCCAGCTATAGAGATGAGGAGAGAGTAAGAATGTTCACCAAAATGCTGTTAGCATTAAGTTTTGTTCCTGTGGATGATGTTGCTGAGTGTTTCCAGACCTTGGAGGAGAGTCGACCAGAT
This window contains:
- the LOC117359916 gene encoding uncharacterized protein LOC117359916 → MEVITSQRGREHWVHEGYRYRRDRVMADGSTSWRCVRRDCVGRRKRLVDGSSVEITAHVHALNNARIEADRMMGDIRERAVATVERPRQIIHGTTAGTSLEAATLLPAYTSMQRTVNRKRNAGHLAMGNPRCIRDIQIPEPLQRSTRGEQLLLWDSGENDERRIFIFTTESNLEVLEQHGHWFMDGTFKVAPHLFVQVFTIHAFVDNRALPMVYVLLNSKREEDYERVLRKLLETRNTLAPLTILMDFERASLQAARTVFPNATVSGCMFHLGQSLWRRIQHEGLTASYRDEERVRMFTKMLLALSFVPVDDVAECFQTLEESRPDELTLVYDYWEDNYIGRLRPNGRRVPPFPIPLWNMRSRVEDGLPRTNNSVEGWHHAFQSSVACHHPTIFKLLEHIQREQDHTEQLLARFQAGNRAPPSSKSTYVRVTQRLTTLLPTYGQRPLFQYLRGIAHNLEL